The genomic window AAGAAAGCAGCCTGAGTGCTATCAACTACGTGTCTCAGAAATCGGAAGCGGTACAGAGTCATGGTGCCAGAGGCAGTACACTCGATCGGTGCTCGTGGTCCGACATCAAAAGGCTTGGCCCAAGACGCTCGGATTCGTCCTTGCGGTGCCCATCGTGCAAGCGCTGGGGACGCAGTCCGAGTGGGCCTGTAGTGGCCCACATGCCCTCGAGACGATTCTCGCGAACGAGCACCTTGGTTGGGCGACGTGGTTCGCAAGTTGCGCCGCGGTTGTTGGCTTCGCTGTCGAGCGAATACTGCGGCTCCGAACGTGGCACGGGATCGGCGTGCCTGCGCTTCTCGTGGGCGTTCATCCCGGGTGGTGGATGAGCGCGAGGTCGGGCGACTGCGGGTACTTGGTGCGCCACGCGTCCGAGGCGACGAGCGCAGTCATTGTTGTGGTCCTGGCCGTGCTGCTGTGGCGGCGGATGGCGAAGAAGCCTCGCACCGAGCTCACGAAACTCGAGACGGCAGGTGTGTGGGTTCTCGTGTTGGCTGGATTCGGTGTCGCGGCATTCCTCCCCTGACGTCTGGCGCGGACGAGGTCGAGCGATGCGCAACAAGGCTGGGTGGTTCGTTCTGCTGGGGCTCGCCGCGTGCGCCGCGGCGCCGAACAAGGATCCACAAAGGGGAAGCTCGGCAGGAGCGGTCGACGCGCCGTTCATCAAACTCGAGCGTGGGTCCTGCTTCGGAACTTGCCCGGTCTACACGCTGGCCATTTCCTCAACCGGGAGCGTGCAGTTCGACGGACAGAGCTACGTGGCCCGTGTCGGAGAGCACACCCGACAGCTCACGCCAGATCAGATGAAGCAACTCCGCGCCGCGGTCGCTTCGGCGCAGTTCTTCCTGGTGAAGCCGGACCACAGACTTGTGCGGACGACTGATCGACCGACCCTGGACCTGACCATCACCGAGGGAGGTCAGACGCGACACATCCACGTCGATGCCGCAGGCGACGAGTGGTGGCCTGGTTCCATCGGTGAACTGGCCAGCGAGATCGACGATGTCGCCGACACCTCGGAATGGGTTCAAGCGCGGCCGCACCTCGATCGGCGGTGACGGGCAAGTCGGGGACAACCCCGAACGCACTCAACATTTGCATCATTGGTTTGAGCCCATCCGCCGCTCGCAGTGACCTGGCTAATTGCCGCCCAACTCTCTGCAGACCGAACCCGGTCCATCGATCAGCCTGCACTCCATCGGCGACGGGCACGTGTCACGGGTCGTGTCGCTGGCTGGTTGGCAAGGGATCTCGCAACGAGACTCCGCGCCCTTCACGAGCGTCGACTCGGTTGCGCAGATCTGATCGCCTCCGCAATCCGAGTCACTGTGACACCTCATGTGCTGCCGGATGGTCACGGCGTCGAGGGGAACCCAGATGGTCGCGGGTTCGCACGTCAGCTCGCCGTAGGACGGCTTGGACGAGAACGGCCCCGCGCAACACGCGCAGGTCGGAACGTCGGGCGCAAAGCCCACATCGACCCGCAGGAGCTTGCCTGTTGAAGCATCGAAGGCCAGGGATCGCCGGGTGGTGACGTCGGGAGCGTCGAAGAGCCAGATCACCCGTCGGGTGCCTTCGCGGCAGGCCGAAATTTCAGTGGCCTGACGCCGCTCGTCGTCGAGTGAGGTTGGCAGTGGCGCGAGGTCTTTCGGGTAGGCGGTGATGGGCTGCACTGGATGCGCGTGGGTGCATCCGAGTAGAAGCAAACTGGCGGTGACACGGACGAGCCTCATCTTGCTCAGCGCCCGCGTGGCTTCCCTGCGAAGCGGGCAATCCTCTCGTCACGGAGCAGGTAGATGAGCTCTTTGGGCTCGTGATCCGAAAGCTGCTTTAACGCTTTCGCTCGACTGCGCACGTGCCTCATGGCTTTGCGCATGCCGTCTTCGAGCGCCCTGGCCATTTGCGGCGAGACGCGCCGGTCATCCGGCGAAGGAAACCCGAGGTCGCCGTCGGTTCCGGCATCCCACGAAACCGGTGGAGCAAGCACTCGCAGTTCGATCCCGTTCGAACCATCGCCAACTGGAGGGCCTGAACTGCCTCGACGCCCCCCGCGTATTGGATTCGATTGAACCCAGGCGCGCGCATGTGGAATGGGCAGAAGTACCCGCCGCGTCCGCGAAAGCGCCAAGGCTTTCCAAACTTGACGACGAGCTTCTGGCCGCGTTTGCCGACGACGTCGAACGTGCGTTCATCGAAGACGGGCCCGATTGATTTGATCAGCATTCAGAAGTGCCCCAGTCATTCGACGAGCCACATCGCTCGGATGGGCGAGCGGAGGTTCGCCCGGCCGCGCATGTCAGGCCGGATCGTGCGCCCAAACGATGTTGCGGATACCGGGATGCGAGCGGAGAACGGCCTCGAGCGCGCCCGCGAGCCGCTCCACAGACTCCACGGCGCTCACCTTGTTGAAGAACCCCCGCCGGACGTCGGGAGTGGTCGGGTCAATGGCGCAGACGCATCGGTGATTCTCTGCGGGCAGCGGCCCGTGGCAGCCGATCCACGGATTCACCGGCGGGTCGCGCGTGTACACCGCCCAGCCCCAGTCCTCGTTGTCGATGGACTCAACGTTGATGCCGAACTTCGGCAGCTCACGCTGAAGGAACTCGGCCAGGCTGCGGCCGCCACAGCCCGGATTGATGCCTTCTTCGTCGTCCGGGTAGAGCCGGAAAGCCTCGGACCAGAACTCGACGTGGGTGCGCATCATCCGCCGCCCACGAACGCCACGATCTCCACCTGCTCACCCGCCCTCAGCACGCGCGCGCCGTAATCCGCCTTCTTCACCACCTCGGCGTTCACCTCCACGGCCACGCGCGCCGCTCGGACGTCCAAGAGCTCCAGCAGCGCGGCGACGGTCGTCCCCTCGGGCACGCTCTTCGCCTCGCCGTTCACCTGGAGCTCCATCAGAACTTCCTCGCCAGCACCAGCCCGCCCGAGCCCGGCGCCACCCAGGGCGCCACCGACACCGGCTGCGCCCGCAGCGTGCGCCAGAGCAGGGTGTTGTGCGCGTTGGCCAGATCCTTGGCCTCCAGCGGCGTCACCGGCGTGGGGTCCCAGCGGTAGGCCCCAATCCCCAGCACCGCGCCGATGACGATGCCCCCGGTAAGAAAGCCCGCGGCCATCGCGCCGTGCCGGTCCGCGTCGGGCACGCACTCGGTGTTGTACACGGTCGCCGAGGACGCGCAGTGCTGGCTGTTCAGGTCCGGACGCGTTTGGTACTCGATGACCGCCGCGCCGACGCCGACGGCTGCCACCCCGGCTGCGATGCCCATGATGAGCTTTCGGGTGCGCTGGTTGTCGGTGAGCTGGTCGGCGAGGTCCGGCCGGCCTGCTTCGCGGAAGAACGCGCCCTCCTCGAGGGCTTCGTGCGCCTTGCCCCGGGTCGGGTGCCCATCGAAGTCCACGGCGAGGTACCGGGCCTGGAACTGCACCAGCACGTCGTGCGGCACGCTCGTGGCCCCCGCGAGGTTCACCGGCTCGACCTGGGGCTCGGGCGCGGCCGGCGCTGCGGACTGGGCGGGGGCGGGCGGGGCGGCGGCGGCAGGCTGCGCGGGAGCCACGGAAGGCTGAGCAGGCTGGGCCGGCGCCGGTTGCGGATCCAACGGGGCCGTGGGCAAGGGGAGGGCGATGTCGGCGGCGTAGGTGGGAGCCGCGGCGAGCAGGAGCAGGGCGGGCAGGAGGAGCCTCATGGCCCGCACTCTAGCGCCGCTCCAACGCGAAATTGGGATACAACGAAAGCACCCGAGGGGGCAGCACACATGCCGCAGCGGATCGACTGGCTCAAGCGCGTCTCCATCTTCTCCGACCTGGACGAGCCTTCGCTCGCCTCGCTGGAGACGCTCTTCAAGGAAAGAACCTTCGAGAAGGAAGCGGTGGTCGTGGGTCAGGAAGATCCCGGCGACTCGCTCTACGTGCTCACCGAAGGCCGGGTGAAGGTGGTGCTCTTCGGGCCCAGCGGGCGCGAGGTCATCCTCAGCGTCTTCAAGCCGGGCGAGTTCTTCGGCGAGATGAGCCTGCTCGACAACCAGCCGCGCTCGGCCAACGTCATCGCCCTGGAGCCCAGCAAGATGCTGGTGCTGGAGCGCTCCGCCTTCGCCAAGCACCTCCAGGCGCACCCCAAGACCGCGCTCAACGTGCTCGCGGAGATGAGCAAGCGCCTGCGCCGCGCCGACGCCATCATCGGCAACCTGGCCCTCCTCGACGTCTTCGGCCGCGTGGCCCGCTTCCTCCGCGAGCTCGCCAAGACCGACGGCAAGGAGGTGAACGAGGGCATCGAGATCACCAAGCGGCCCACGCAGGCGGAGATCGCCGCGATGATCGGCACCTCGCGCGAGACGGTGAGCCGCGCCCTGAGCGAGTTCCAGCGCCGCGGCTTCCTGGACATGACGGGCAAGCGCATCGTGCTCCGCCACGGCTTCGAGAACGAGCGCTTCAACGACTAGCTGAAACCCCATCCCCCCATCCCCTTCCCCGTCTCACGCGGGGAAGGGGAGTCCTGTTGCTCATGACGACATGGACTCCCGCGGCAGACGGGGAGGAGGAGTCCTTCTTTGTTAACCGTACGATTACAAATAAGACACCCCTTCCCCGCGTGAGACGGGGAAGGGGCGGGGGGATGGGGCTTGCGCAGCGGCTGAATCAGCTCGCGAAGATCTTCATCACGTCCTTGAGCAGCTTCACGGCCTCGTCGTGTGGGCGCTGGAAGGCGTTGCGGCCCATGATGCTGCCGAACGCGCCGCCGTCGCGCAGGCCCTTGATCTCCTCCAGGAGCTCCGGCGTGCCCTTGGCCTCGCCGCCCGAGAAGATCACGATGCGCTTGCCGTTGAAGGCGCTCTGCACCGCGTGCTTCACGCGGTCGGCCATGGTCTTGGTGGAAATGCCCGCCTTCTCGAAGGCCTTCTTCGCCTCCTCCTGGCCGAACACGTCCTTGGGCGGCTTCACCTTGATGACGTGCGCGCCGAGCTGCGCGGAGATCTGCACCGCGTAGCCGCAGATGTCGACGCCCTGCTCGGCCTCCTTGGGCACGCCCGCGCCGCGCGGGTAGGCCCACACCACCGTGGGCAGACCCACGTCGCGCGCCTCGCGGATGAGCTCGCGGAGGTCCTCGTACATGCGGTTGCGCTCACCCGAGCCGGGATAGATCGTGTAGCCGATGGCGGCGCAGCCCAGGCGGAGCGCGTCCTTCACGCCGCTGGTGACCGCGCTGATGGGCTCGATGCCCTTGCGGCCCAGGGTGTCGGAGTTGTTCACCTTCAAGATGAGCGGGATCTGCCCGGCGAACTTGGCCGCGCCCGCCTCCAAAAAGCCCAGCGGGGCCGCGTAGGCGTTGCAGCCGGAGTCGATGGCGAGCTGGAAGTGGTAGTCCGGGTCATACGAGGGCGGGTTGGGGCCAAAGCTGCGCGCCGGGCCGTGCTCGAAGCCCTGGTCCACCGGGAGGATCACCATCTTGCCCGTGCCGGCCAGGGTGCCGGTGTTGAGCATGCGCGCGAGGTTGGAGAGCACGCCCGGGCTCTCGCCGGCGTACCACGAGAGGATCTGGCGAACGCGGTCGGTCATCATTCAGGGTTCCTTTTGCCCAGGCGGGCGAACGAGCGGCTGGTCGAGTGGTCGCGACTCTGCCAAATGCGGCCCTGCGGCTCAACCGAAGCCGCGCGGCGGTGTCGGCGGCAATTCTTCAGGCCTTCCTGCGCCAGCGCAGCTCGTACGCCGCCGCGGCCTGCAGGCAGAGCAGGCTGGCGATCATCGCGCTGAAGACGGGGCTGGCCGTCCACGAGCCGGTGGCCACCCAGAGCGCCAGGGCGGCGAAGAAGGCGAGGGCGTCGAAGATGTGGGGGCGCGGCCGCTTCCACGGCAGCGTGGCGCCGAGCGCCGCCAGGGGCGTGCCCACCGCGAGCTGGCGCAGCACCTCCTGCGGGTGGCCCATGACGATGTGCCAGTCGTTGTCGAGGATCACCGCGAAGACGACGAAGGTGCCGATGCTCAAGACCAGCACGCCCGCGGCGGCGGTGTCCTTCGCCACCTTGGCGAGGTCGTGGTAGCGCTCGGTGTGCAGATCCACCAGCGCCTCGAGCGCGCTGTTGATGACCTCGGAGAAGAAGACCAGCATCACGCAGAACACCAGGGTGACCTTCTCCGGCAAGCCCAGCGGAATGCCGCTGCCCACGCAGCCCACCAGCACCGCCGCCAGCACGTGGAACTTCATGTTGCGCTGGTAGGCCGTGGTCCAGACCAGGCCGTCCCAGGCGTGCAGGAACGCGCCCACCCAGCCAGGTTGGCGGTCAGGGAGGGGCGGTTGTTTGGACAGATCCATCGCCGGTCGAAACTAAGGCCGGCGGGCAGGCCTGTCGATTTCGCGGCGCCCGTCCACCTCTCGCATTGACGCCGCGCGCCGCCTCTGGAAAATCTCTCGCCCTCGACCGGGAGCTCGCGATGCGCGCACGCAACGTGGTGGTGGCAGGACTTCTGACGCTCGCAGGCTGCAAGGGCTGCAAGCAGACGCCGCCTCCGCAGCCGAAGGTGCAGCCGGAGTCGTCGGCTGCGCCGAGCAAGGCCCCGCCGGCCAACTTCGCGCTGGTGTCGCAGCGCTCCGGCGACGACGGCGACTTCGGCAAGGGCCTCTCGCTCGCCTTCGACGGCGCCGGCGCGCCCCTGCTGGCCTGGGTGCAGCGCGACCCGCAGAACGCCGCCGACGCCCAGTCCGACGCCATCATGTTCGCGGGCTGGGACGCGCAGAAGAAGGTGTTCCGCGCGCCGGTGCGCGTGGCCCCGCGCCGCATCACCAACGACACCGCGAACCGCCCGCTCGGCTTCGCCCGCGATGACAAGAGCGGCACGCTCCTCATCACCTTCGACACCGAAGCCGACGGACATGACCGGATCGCGCTCGCCACCTCCAAGGACGGCGGCGCCACCTGGAAGACGGGCATGCTGCCCGCCGAAGCGGGAACGCCCCGCGCGAACCAGTGCGCCGTCGCCGCCGCGGGCGGGCAGGCGCACGTCATCTGGGTGGGCGAGCCGGGCATCCTCTACACGCACGCGGCCGTCGACGCCGACCCGGCGAGCTGGCCCGCGCCCAAGATCCTGCCGCAGCCCAAGGGCGTCGAAGGCGTCCACGCGCGCGCGAACCCGAGCATCGCCGTCGATTCCAAGGGAAGCCCGGGCGTCGCGTACGGGACGGGCAGCAAGGACGAAGGCGTCCAGGTGCGCTTCTACTTCGTGCGCCCCGGCGACGCCGAGCCCACCAAGGTCCTCGACGTGAAGAACCAGAACGACGACTTCGACGCGCGGCTGGTCTTTGCGGGCACCAACCCGCGCATCGCCATCGCCGCGGCCATGAACGACATGGGCGACCCGCCCGACGCCTGGAGCGTGAAGAGCGACGACGGCGGCAAGACCTGGTCCAAGGCGCTGGCCATCCCCGCCGACGGCAACCACTCGCTGGCCCGGAGCGTCTCGTTCGCGCTCAGCCCCACGGGCAAGGCCGCGTTCACCGCGGGCATCCGCGCGGGCAACAACGACGACTCCAAGTGCAAGGACCCGGTGCTCTCGCGCGGCGACCTCTCCAGCTGGAGCACCTGCAGCCCCGCGCCGAGCGCCGACTTCTTCTTCCAGGCCGACTTCCCGGTGGTCGCCTTCCACGGCGAGAAGCTCGCCATGGCCTTCGTGAACAACAACCCAGAGGCCATGGCCAAGGGCATCGTCTACTGGACCGAGTAGCGCCTCGGCCATGAAATTTGCGGCTCTGCGGGCCTCCGCTACACTCGCGGACAAGCCTGTTGCACGCGCTTCGCGGAGCTCAAGTGAACCCGCAGGATCCGCAAGGTCGCCACGCCCCGTTCCTGCTGCTCGTGGTCCCCATCGCGCTCGTCGCGTCGCTGGTGGGCATTCGCGCGCTCGCTGAAGGCGTGACCGTCGCGAACCCCGTGCTGCCCGGCGCCGTGGTGGATGCGGGCGCGCCGGTGGTGGCCGTGGTCGACGCGGGTGCGCCGGGAGCCGTGGCCGCGGCCGATGACTCGGACGACAGCGACGACGCCGACGCCGACGACGAGGGCGCCGAGTTCGACGGCCACATTCCGTCGATCGCCGCGCTCTCGCCGTACCCCGAGGCCGATGACCTGCTCGCCCACGCGACGCCCGGCCCGAACGGCAAGCTCTGGAGTCTGCACGACGGCAAGCCGGTGCCGCTGACGATCGACACCGCGCTGCAAGCGAAGATCGCCGCGCTGCTCAAGACCTACAACCCGCCCTACGCCGCCGTGGCCGCCATCGAGCCCGCGACGGGCAAGGTGCTGGCGCTGGTGCAGAGCTCGCGCGACCAGGGCGCCAAGGCGCTGGGGCTGCGCGCGGTGTATCCGGCGGCGTCGGTCTTCAAGGTGGTGACCGCGGCGGCGCTGCTGGAGAAGGGCGTGGATCCCGAGCGCGAGGTCTGCTTCCACGGCGGCAAGCACCGCATCCAGAAGAAGCTCCTCGAGGACAGCCCGCGCGACCGCACCTGCTACGACATGGGCACGGCCATGGCCAAGAGCGCGAACGTGGTGTTCGCCAAGCTCGCCCGCGACAACCTCACGCCCGCGCAGCTGCGCGCCGAGGCCTCGAAGTGGGGCTTCAACCGCGAGCTCGACTTCGACCAGCCGGTGGAGAAGAGCGCCGCCAACATCCCCGACGCGCCCTTCGACTTCCAGACCACCGCCGCCGGCTTCGGGCAGGTGTTCCTCTCCCCGCTGCACGGGGCCCTGCTCGCTTCGGCGGTGGGCAACGGTGGGGTGATGCCCACGCCCACGCTCGTCGACGACGGTCAGGTGGCCCCCGGCAAGAAGGTGCTCGAGCCCGCGCTCGCGGCGACCATCGCGAACATGATGGGCCGCACGGTGAGCGAGGGCACCGCGCGCAAGAGCTTCCGCGAGCGCGGCCGGCCGGTGATGAAGGGCATCGAGGTGGCGGGCAAGACCGGCTCCCTCGACGACAAGCACC from Deltaproteobacteria bacterium includes these protein-coding regions:
- a CDS encoding diacylglycerol kinase family protein — encoded protein: MDLSKQPPLPDRQPGWVGAFLHAWDGLVWTTAYQRNMKFHVLAAVLVGCVGSGIPLGLPEKVTLVFCVMLVFFSEVINSALEALVDLHTERYHDLAKVAKDTAAAGVLVLSIGTFVVFAVILDNDWHIVMGHPQEVLRQLAVGTPLAALGATLPWKRPRPHIFDALAFFAALALWVATGSWTASPVFSAMIASLLCLQAAAAYELRWRRKA
- a CDS encoding class I fructose-bisphosphate aldolase, with translation MMTDRVRQILSWYAGESPGVLSNLARMLNTGTLAGTGKMVILPVDQGFEHGPARSFGPNPPSYDPDYHFQLAIDSGCNAYAAPLGFLEAGAAKFAGQIPLILKVNNSDTLGRKGIEPISAVTSGVKDALRLGCAAIGYTIYPGSGERNRMYEDLRELIREARDVGLPTVVWAYPRGAGVPKEAEQGVDICGYAVQISAQLGAHVIKVKPPKDVFGQEEAKKAFEKAGISTKTMADRVKHAVQSAFNGKRIVIFSGGEAKGTPELLEEIKGLRDGGAFGSIMGRNAFQRPHDEAVKLLKDVMKIFAS
- the thiS gene encoding sulfur carrier protein ThiS, translating into MELQVNGEAKSVPEGTTVAALLELLDVRAARVAVEVNAEVVKKADYGARVLRAGEQVEIVAFVGGG
- a CDS encoding Crp/Fnr family transcriptional regulator; translated protein: MPQRIDWLKRVSIFSDLDEPSLASLETLFKERTFEKEAVVVGQEDPGDSLYVLTEGRVKVVLFGPSGREVILSVFKPGEFFGEMSLLDNQPRSANVIALEPSKMLVLERSAFAKHLQAHPKTALNVLAEMSKRLRRADAIIGNLALLDVFGRVARFLRELAKTDGKEVNEGIEITKRPTQAEIAAMIGTSRETVSRALSEFQRRGFLDMTGKRIVLRHGFENERFND
- a CDS encoding exo-alpha-sialidase: MRARNVVVAGLLTLAGCKGCKQTPPPQPKVQPESSAAPSKAPPANFALVSQRSGDDGDFGKGLSLAFDGAGAPLLAWVQRDPQNAADAQSDAIMFAGWDAQKKVFRAPVRVAPRRITNDTANRPLGFARDDKSGTLLITFDTEADGHDRIALATSKDGGATWKTGMLPAEAGTPRANQCAVAAAGGQAHVIWVGEPGILYTHAAVDADPASWPAPKILPQPKGVEGVHARANPSIAVDSKGSPGVAYGTGSKDEGVQVRFYFVRPGDAEPTKVLDVKNQNDDFDARLVFAGTNPRIAIAAAMNDMGDPPDAWSVKSDDGGKTWSKALAIPADGNHSLARSVSFALSPTGKAAFTAGIRAGNNDDSKCKDPVLSRGDLSSWSTCSPAPSADFFFQADFPVVAFHGEKLAMAFVNNNPEAMAKGIVYWTE
- a CDS encoding penicillin-binding protein is translated as MNPQDPQGRHAPFLLLVVPIALVASLVGIRALAEGVTVANPVLPGAVVDAGAPVVAVVDAGAPGAVAAADDSDDSDDADADDEGAEFDGHIPSIAALSPYPEADDLLAHATPGPNGKLWSLHDGKPVPLTIDTALQAKIAALLKTYNPPYAAVAAIEPATGKVLALVQSSRDQGAKALGLRAVYPAASVFKVVTAAALLEKGVDPEREVCFHGGKHRIQKKLLEDSPRDRTCYDMGTAMAKSANVVFAKLARDNLTPAQLRAEASKWGFNRELDFDQPVEKSAANIPDAPFDFQTTAAGFGQVFLSPLHGALLASAVGNGGVMPTPTLVDDGQVAPGKKVLEPALAATIANMMGRTVSEGTARKSFRERGRPVMKGIEVAGKTGSLDDKHPFHDYTWFVGFAPKDHPTIAVAAVVVNDLIWRVRAPYIARESLRYYLADDARSGKRVQARR